The DNA window CAGAACGTTTTGGTGGTCGTATAGCAATAATTCGGGCTAAAATATAATTTATTTATGAAATTTCCAAATTATTTGAGAGATTTTATTTTTAGGATAGTAGTTCTAATTTATCCGCTATATGGATCTTTAGAATTTTCAAATATAACGGAGGGACGTATATCATTTTGTTTTCATTATCTGAAAATGCAGAATTCTATTTGTGGATCACACAGCCCCCTCATTTTTATAATATAACCAAAATTCTTAATGTATATTGATTTGAATTAATTATTTAAACATATCTTTGTATGTTTAATTTAATCATCCGCTACCATGAAGCAGTTTTTATACTCCCTGATACTCCTGGCTTGCCTCGCAGGCCCCGTGAACGCTCAGTTATTTGAACTCAAGCAAGGGCTCAGTGCCAAAAAGACTTTAATAGACTACAATACCCTGAGAGACAAGGATGCCGCCGCATTGAAGGATATGGGCGATGGCTTCGAACTGGCTTACCTCCGTAGATTTTCTAAGAATTTTGTGCTGTCAGCTCCATTGGGCCTGGGCAGATACGTGGACTCACTGGGCGATGGGGGAGGATCTCCCTTGTTTTCGGTGGGGGTGTTGGGACAATACCATTTTTTTAAAAGCAGTTGGTGGGTGAATCCCTTCCTGACAGGAGGTTTGAACAGTCTCTTTCCCATGGGGCGTTCCTTCGGCATCGAGATTCCGCTGGGTTTGGGGCTGAATGTTAAATTGCATCCGCAGGTTTTCCTGCAGGTACAGTCCGACTATAGACTGGGCATCATCGACTGGGAAGATCACCTTCAGCATACATTCGGGCTGGTGTATTTCCTGGGCAACAAGAAAGCCGACAAACCGGTGATGGAAATGATCAAGACGGATTCGGATGGCGATGGCATCGCCGATGAACTTGATCTCTGTCCTTCCATTGCAGGATTGGCCAAGTTCTATGGCTGCCCTGATACAGATGGCGATGGCATAGAAGACAGCAAAGATAAATGCCCGGATACAGCCGGCGTAGCAGCGCTGGACGGTTGCCCGGATGCGGATGGTGACGGGGTTTCTGACAACGACGATGAATGTCCCAATGTGAAAGGGCTGATCGAAAATAAAGGCTGTCCCGAGAAAGACGGCGACGGCGATGGCATACCCGACAAGGAAGACCATTGCCCGGATAAAGCCGGTCTTGCGAGCCTCTACGGCTGCCCTGACAGCGATGGCGATGGAGTTTCCGATAAAGACGACCGTTGTCCGGATATTCCGGGGCTGAAGACCAAAGGTGGATGCCCGGAAACTAAAAAAGATTCTGACAAAGACGGCATTGAAGACGACATGGACGAATGTCCTTTTGCAGCCGGACTGATGCAGTTTAAAGGTTGTCCGGATACGGACGGCGACGGTATTCAGGACAAAGTGGACGATTGTCCTACGATGGCAGGACCACGATCCAACAAAGGCTGCCCATTGATCGAAAAAAAGGACCTCGAAGTACTGGACT is part of the Candidatus Vicinibacter affinis genome and encodes:
- a CDS encoding OmpA family protein — encoded protein: MKQFLYSLILLACLAGPVNAQLFELKQGLSAKKTLIDYNTLRDKDAAALKDMGDGFELAYLRRFSKNFVLSAPLGLGRYVDSLGDGGGSPLFSVGVLGQYHFFKSSWWVNPFLTGGLNSLFPMGRSFGIEIPLGLGLNVKLHPQVFLQVQSDYRLGIIDWEDHLQHTFGLVYFLGNKKADKPVMEMIKTDSDGDGIADELDLCPSIAGLAKFYGCPDTDGDGIEDSKDKCPDTAGVAALDGCPDADGDGVSDNDDECPNVKGLIENKGCPEKDGDGDGIPDKEDHCPDKAGLASLYGCPDSDGDGVSDKDDRCPDIPGLKTKGGCPETKKDSDKDGIEDDMDECPFAAGLMQFKGCPDTDGDGIQDKVDDCPTMAGPRSNKGCPLIEKKDLEVLDFAMRAIQFDLGRATLKEESFSILDKIAKILKKYPDYNLAIGGHTDNSGSPGFNLELSEKRAKVCYEYLVSKGLDQNRLSYTGYGITKPIADNKTETGRFLNRRTEFNLVPK